One region of Streptococcus salivarius genomic DNA includes:
- a CDS encoding bifunctional folylpolyglutamate synthase/dihydrofolate synthase — MNYTETLNFIHSFKGNGRRPQLERMRWLLRQAGEPQSHYPTVHIVGTNGKGSTTSYLQNILTKSGYQVGTFTSPYITRFNERISINGTEIPDKDLISLVAKAQVILSDLEEHTNFGRPTEFELVTLLMFLYFDLKQVDMAIIEAGIGGRLDSTNVLSPELVICTSIGFDHTETLGNSLLDIANHKAGVMRENTPILLGRVSTEVEHFFNQKSHDLQAPLAVIDKEIQLLPKDNQTIQISYDHWESPSLKLPMLGQHQENNAGLAVTAAYLLAQTFPKITDKSIQEGIEETHWPGRSEWIGNNIYLDGAHNPQGIASLKQVLKDNFANRRVHILFAGLRRKPLADLLEELKDYDITVTSFDFFEALPLDDYPQDFKRVADYRDWLAQAESSDSEDLFVVTGSLYFISAVRNYLIK; from the coding sequence ATGAACTATACAGAAACTCTAAATTTTATCCATTCTTTCAAGGGCAATGGCCGTCGCCCTCAACTCGAACGTATGCGTTGGCTCTTGAGACAAGCTGGAGAGCCTCAGTCTCACTATCCAACGGTACATATTGTCGGGACCAATGGTAAGGGATCAACAACTAGCTACCTACAAAATATCCTAACAAAGTCGGGCTATCAGGTCGGGACTTTCACCTCCCCTTATATCACTCGCTTCAACGAACGTATTAGTATTAACGGCACAGAAATTCCTGATAAGGATTTGATTAGCCTTGTCGCGAAAGCCCAGGTTATCCTCAGTGATTTAGAAGAGCACACTAATTTTGGCAGACCAACGGAATTTGAATTGGTCACCTTACTCATGTTCCTCTACTTCGACCTTAAACAGGTTGATATGGCTATCATTGAAGCTGGAATTGGTGGACGACTTGATTCGACCAATGTTCTTTCGCCAGAGCTTGTCATCTGTACTTCAATTGGCTTTGATCACACTGAAACCTTGGGCAATAGCCTTTTGGACATTGCCAATCATAAAGCAGGCGTCATGCGAGAAAACACACCTATCTTACTTGGTCGTGTCTCTACAGAAGTTGAACATTTCTTCAACCAAAAATCACATGACCTACAAGCTCCTTTAGCCGTCATTGATAAGGAAATCCAGCTGCTTCCGAAAGACAATCAAACGATCCAGATTTCTTATGACCATTGGGAAAGTCCAAGTCTTAAACTTCCAATGTTAGGACAGCATCAAGAAAACAATGCTGGGCTAGCTGTCACTGCTGCCTATCTCCTAGCTCAAACATTTCCTAAGATTACCGATAAGAGCATCCAAGAGGGGATTGAAGAGACGCATTGGCCTGGTCGCAGTGAGTGGATAGGGAACAATATATACCTAGACGGCGCTCATAACCCTCAAGGAATTGCCAGCTTAAAACAGGTACTAAAAGATAACTTCGCTAATCGTAGGGTACATATCCTCTTTGCAGGACTTAGACGAAAGCCTTTGGCAGACTTACTAGAGGAATTGAAAGATTATGATATAACGGTAACCAGCTTTGACTTTTTTGAGGCACTGCCCTTGGATGACTATCCTCAAGACTTCAAACGTGTTGCCGACTATAGAGACTGGCTAGCACAAGCTGAATCATCAGATTCTGAGGACTTATTTGTTGTCACTGGATCTCTTTACTTTATATCAGCAGTAAGAAACTACTTAATTAAATAA
- a CDS encoding DUF6556 family protein, which yields MSENYSRRNHSSKEEKKSAPKVTEHVTKGFTAFQKVLTAVGTILSIIVASITIMNFTASKNKDTSDSSANQSTVVIKEGNNKTQESSAASSSYGNATNSETETSSQAGTHTYSSSADTTTGGNTTTSSSAATADTTSGNATTGGATTDDAASN from the coding sequence ATGTCTGAAAATTACTCACGCCGTAATCATTCATCAAAAGAAGAAAAAAAATCTGCCCCAAAGGTGACTGAACACGTTACAAAAGGCTTCACTGCCTTCCAAAAAGTCCTTACTGCCGTCGGGACAATTTTGTCAATCATCGTGGCTTCAATTACTATCATGAATTTCACAGCCTCTAAAAATAAGGACACTTCTGATTCATCAGCCAATCAATCAACTGTAGTCATCAAAGAAGGCAATAATAAGACTCAAGAATCAAGTGCTGCCTCATCTAGTTATGGCAATGCGACTAATTCAGAAACAGAAACAAGTAGTCAAGCAGGAACTCACACCTATTCGTCATCTGCAGATACAACAACGGGTGGCAATACGACTACCTCTTCATCAGCAGCTACTGCAGACACAACATCTGGCAATGCGACTACTGGTGGCGCAACAACTGATGACGCCGCTTCTAACTAA